Below is a genomic region from Bacillus carboniphilus.
TCATTCCCAATGGAAACCGCAATATCCTTATAACTTCCCGTTTCCGCGTAGGAGATTTTAGTTAATGCTTCCCATACTGTTTTCTGAAAGTCAGTCCCTGAAAAATGGTACGGGAATGTAAATGTATCTCGCTCGCCTTTAAAATATTGATCAAGCTGGTTATAGCATTCTCTTAAAACGTGAGGCGTTTCATCATGTAAAACATTCACCTTTTTACTCTCTTCCGAAAACAATATAGAAGTGATTGCCTCATGAGTACCGGTAATTTCTATCAAGCCAATCGGTGATTCATAATCTAATTTAT
It encodes:
- a CDS encoding methylated-DNA--[protein]-cysteine S-methyltransferase — its product is MTKTHKLDYESPIGLIEITGTHEAITSILFSEESKKVNVLHDETPHVLRECYNQLDQYFKGERDTFTFPYHFSGTDFQKTVWEALTKISYAETGSYKDIAVSIGNEKAIRAVGSANGKNKLSIVIPCHRVIGSSGKLTGYAGGLWRKEWLLRHEKSCYKE